The genome window TTTTCTAAAAGCACAAGAGTTTGTAAATTCCAATCCTTTAACAAGGGTAAACTGTTAAGAGACTTGGATGGGCGCAGAGCTAGGTATCTCAAAAGAATTAGATCCGCAACATATGAAGGTATACCGGTAATGAAGTGGAGAGAACCTAAATCTAGTACTCTCAATTTCTTGAAATGAGGGGTTGCAGGAAGTTGATAAAGTTGAGGAGTCATATGACCATCATCATGAAAGCAAAAGAGGGAACCATACCTGTTGAAGCCAGTGTGCACCTCAAGTTTAGGATACATTGATTCAAAACATAACCAACGTTCAGTCGTCGTTACAGATGAATGTGGTTCATCCAAATATCTACTTGCAGCATGTAGGAGGCCCTCCTTTATTGCTTCATTCCTACAAAAGTCATGTACGATGTCGTGCACCTTACATGACTTAATCTTGCCATCTAAGCTCAAACTGTCAACCAAAACTAAACTCCTAGATACAAGATCCTTTATGTAAGCTCAAATTGTTTGAGCAAGCTTTGTCTTACCTATACCTCCCATGCCAACAATGAGCACAACCCTTCTTTCTCTCCGTGATTCTTGAAGAAGTAGCTCCTTTATCAGATTCACTTCCTCATGACGTCCTACCAGTGTTGTGCTCCGAAGCTTTGAACCAGCAGAATGATGATAAAGCTCACTATTTTCACTGAACAAAGAAGCAGTATCATTATCATCTTTTATTTGCAAATCTTCCATCGGCTGTTTGTTCTTCACGAACTCCATAAACTCTCCGGTGCATTCCATTGCATTTCGCAAGATTTTAAGGAATCTTTTATGTTGTATGTACTTGCGAAGTCTTCCAATCAATGGCGATCTCGGCTGCTCTGTGCCATACCTATAAATTATTTCTGATTCAATGTCGTCTTCTATTCTTAGTGCAACCTCTTTAAGTCTCCCTTTCCACTCTTTAGTCGTCTCGTCATCATCATTCAATTGATTCTCAGAATCATTATCAAGAAAGGCTAGCAACTGAGCAAGCCTTCGGTGGAGACCTTCCACTGCTTCTGCTTCTTTCTGGTCATCAAGAACAAGACGTGGATGAGGTTGCAGGAACTCAAGCTCTATTGTTCGCATCACTGAACTTACAGCAAACCAAGCCATATATAGCCAATACCAAAACTtgttcctctctctctctctctgtgtttATGAGTGTGTTTGTGTGCAATAATTATGCTCTTTAATCTGTACTCGTATGCCACCTGTGCGACACAGACTAAAATTTCGTAAGCGCGTCGTTttattaattttactaaaatttatatttaacaaacaaaagataaatatattgtaaagtatttttagtcactaaaaaaaaacctggaaaaaaataaattaaaaataaaaacattatacaataaaataaaaaaatagtatgTCACTCCTACAATGCAcgaaatataaattttttaagttaatattaaaaaatgttataatatgtatataatatattatgtattccgTAATATTTATAGAGGGTAGCAACCACTTTTGGCTGCTAGCCTGCTACccctataaaattattattattactatttttttattattatttttttttgttttctttcctttgtCTACTCTCATCTcccattaaaaattttattcatctctCCTGGGAGTCCTGGCGGAGCTGCACTACCCCGACTGTATTAGATGAAAATATCAGTCCTCTGTtatctaatacggagtatattgttttcttcttcctacTAACCAAACCTCTGGTTACTATTCAATGAAAATAACAGTCAAACATAACCCTCTCGTGTGAATCCCAAATTActgtgcctttttttttttttttgaaaacatacatTATGTCTGTTAAAACCCTAAGAAACTACAATTACTTGTCAATTGCAGTAATTCACTAAGTCATGCTGAAAGATTCCACAAATTTGCAATGGAGACACAAAAGAGGAAAACCCAATTAAGTGATtgattaaagtattatttttttgaaaggttgattaaagtattattatttgtacaatagaaataaaacaaacaaatatcaCCACTTgctgtgtcttttttttttttttttgaaaaccaacttGTTGTGTTTTGTGCTTTGTGTATGTATTATTTAATACTTATGCTTTTTTGTAATGGTTGGGAGCAGCTGGCCTTTGAAATTTCTtacacatgcatgcatgtttagGTTGGCAGTTGGCTGGTTGAATTGCAAGTTCAAATGCATGTGATTTAGGTTTTATCGCAAGTGTAGGTTATTATATCAGCGTGTACTTGGTAGGTTTATGATACTTCTCTGTGGGTCTGGGGTTTATTTTGTTTGATGCAGGGTTTGCTGCTTCCACTGAGCTGCAAGTGCGCTCATTGCAGACTGTAGTCTGTAGAGGGGTTGGCTGCAGGTACTACAGGCTGCTATGGTTCTTGCTGCACTTCGGTTGTTTGTTTTGGTCTGGGCAATCCTTATATCCTGGTCTAAGATCCACCATACGTATTATAGACTTTGGTTCAAATGATGTATCTGTAATTAACACATTATATACTTccattttatttacttatagtTTACACATTATGAATTTAGAGCAAGATTAGAACATGTATATAATCAGGTAACAAAAagtatatctactatactatatatctacttatatatctactatactataagagccaaagagagttaggcctaaaataggtagaaaaaatggcggtcaaattatttaatcaaatggatggttcagatgaattatttaatcaaatagatggttaagataattcagattaatattatagatattacctaatttaaccttacttttatgattatccgttaagtttttcgttaaatattctcttctccgttaatattccgttaacttttaacttacccattaatttctataagaaatgtcttaggtttgaacctcatctcaatcaagtttgacataattaagtttctcactctattttactcttattaaattaaataaattagtagttacaacaaaaaatgatacatatgtatttctttaatttagaattatgtgtctacaatacctttatttgaaaaaattattcattatcaaaaaattaaattaaataagagaaataatttcattagttatattgtctttagtttctctcatgcaaagattctttacattcaaatttatcaattgatattcattacattgtccattatcttatttttacgatatcttgtaattaaatatcaaagttatagtacaaaataatgttatatatttatttaccaagtattttattagtactatgaaaaaattttaaaataatttgaagctaattatattaactacttggggattggttgacaaagaaagtactcaaataacccaacaaattgaagcagaatcgctctattttactcttattgaattaaataaattagtagttacaccaaaaaatgatacatatgtatttctttaataccatgaaaaaaataaaaaaagaatagtttgaaaccaatcatattaactaatttggggatttgttgacaacgaaagtactcaaataacccattacccagcaaattgaagcgagaaactaacttttaatatctttggaatacataatattttaaattttcacatttttattaatttatttaatcttttttcttaaactagagatttctttatccacaataactcattcaacaacaATGGTTGAAcaaaatgaaccccaagcagaacacctaaaggaaagtccatagctcctatatcataattgtaacaccccaattttcacaactTGGATTTactacaaaatccctaataatacaatacattgcggaagcgtctaaccagcagaaaactgggtgttaccgccacgcttaggtatctctcttatacccaaacgttaaggctaaacttacatcatcaaacaaccacatcaacCTTCAAgagtgtacatatggaactaatctttccagggtgtctattctaggatagagtagtcttcaacctcgactcacATCCTATTCAGAGTTCATCGAgccacagaggcccacgctagactgcatctaataaaggacacaatgaagtgtagttagcgcgatggctaagtaaggaaatccattgtcactcaaaagtaaacaaaggtttcgaaaaacataattttcagaaaaaccgtaagctttacccataagttgcaatcttcctgcaaccagattaacaACCAAAACAGTACAATACAGTATATAAGTGACATCAGCACATAACACttccatttccgagaatttcatAATTTAACTCAAAGTGAGATTCACAACGCACGCTTTACTGATTAGGACTTACGACCTTTTATTCTGcaatctagttacggagtaactagattttataattagtaaaaacgctcaataatttcataacttctttttcctctcagcgaatagacttcgctctgcagtatgagtCGATCATACAAAAATATCTCAATAACACtctcactcagcgaatagacttctctctgcagtatgaattaatcatacaaaacctcgCAATAACtcctctgcagtatgaattaatcatacaaaacctcgCAATAACTCTTTcacagtatgaattaatcatacaaaacctcgCAATAACtctttcactcagcgaatagacttcgctctgcatcGCAATAACtctttcactcagcgaatagacttcgctctgcagcgCAATAACtctttcactcagcgaatagacttcgctctgcagtatgaaaactctttcactcagcgaatagacttcgctctgcagtatgaattaatcatacaaaaccttTCAATAACTCtctcactcagcgaatagacttcgctctacagtatgaattaatcatacaaaacctcgCAATAACtctttcactcagcgaatagacttcgctctgcagtatgaattaatcatacaaagacatctcaccattctctcagcgaatagacttcgctctgcagtatgaattaatcatacaaagataTCTCAccattctctcagcgaatagacttcgctctgcagtatgaattaatcatacaaaacctcacaATAACTCTTTCACTCAAGATTAAAAACACCGGGGAAAAGTTCGGTGgttgtagcttttaggtacacgcaaatacccgaagtattccggggttatcgatccacagggaatggttggtcaagcactaactcggattgattcttgtgaagctagttcgacAATAGCATGGTTAtaacaacaaaactaaataacaaaaataaaaaacaacaaatgaagagagatatattagatgcaacatatgtaaggatatggatcgggtcaatatctatcatgtgtcaaacaaatgtagaaaagaagttttatcccttgtgaatggaggaaatgcactaaagtcctcggtgccactctcgtgatctacccgagtgtgccaaaccgcaagttatctactctcgtagtctacaagcgaggctcgttttaaagatcctaagcaaatcaacattcccaaacccaagttaatcctacaagttgtgaggaggtagcctaaactaacctctagattccaacacgctgtcacccgtgaaggaaccgttttggctaacttctaaattccaacccgctctcgccagtgaaggaaccgaagattagccgagaaatccccctacaatttatcaagctctcgcattgtataaatcataggtgtggcaagagtgttctagtcatgcccgattctcaccgtgacacaacaacaaacaagcatgtaattggatccaataatcacacacttttaataacaagtcttgcacacaacaactcatagaagctaaactaacaattcataataattgaagaataaacaacaatctagacataaacacaatccataatccaaatataaataaatttaagaacaagcatcttgatacaaggttagctcaaggtaaattaaggaaagaaagggaataaattcccctcgatccatcggttgaagctcataaccttgtatcatccctcttcttattacaaaataaaatcctattctactcctacactactaaacaagcctcacttggaggtctacatttttaaggagaagaaaaggattaaagagagaaaagggactaatctaatctcaaaattggatattgaagaatggagaaatgaggggtatttatagttgggtaaaggcaggggcaaaattggaatttggactGCAGAATTCTCACGCATGGTCAACAattttcgccgcggcgaaagtccaaaaatccgggcagtgtgaaaatggacaataggcgtctgtttcaggacgcagacagacgcctattgtcctccTCCAGAATTTCTGCAGCATcttccactttctctttttgcttttggctccatgttttatgcctctttttgccttctttcatttgtcttttgcttcccactcatcacatcattccaccaaatcatgtcttccacctacttggtgcaattaaatatacacatacaaaacaagattataaatgccactacaaaatattaatattatgctcaattatcaaatcttcatcatctttggtcaaataataattatttatcacaatgaagaaattcaatattattaagaacataatattaatatttagtggtagaaatggatttaaatatggggtaaaaatatgaCCAAATATACTCTTATCATTCGGTCAAAAACGAGTCGAAAACGAAATCGCGTCGCGAAAATTCGCGGTTATCCGCAGCGgcggacgcacagcggacgcgtgcgtccgagctgcgtccgctggttcggcaaatgacgccgaaaaactgggcgccacggacgcgcagcggacaccgtaactctgggcgtcgatggacgcgcgtccaaggccgcgtccataCAAATTTTTGGTCAAacttgtttctaaccattccttttcagcaaatttcagcttggcgcagtccgaaagattgagccggtaaaaatagttcccgaactctttttcatttgaaatttttatggtagaaccccaacttatagtacttgatgtccataaaaagttttggtcattttgatctgcgaataaacacagaaaattccaatttacccttggcagtgtgctgtccagaatttttctctctggaccagttttggaaaaaaattcgaaaatcatacttatactactccgataattatgaaattttatatgcaggttctacacttatagaactacatgtctaaaaaaaataggatcaaaataccttaccaatatttcccaataaatctcggaagttactgccagagactatctttattattttttcaatattttcacaagtataagcctatatggacataaacacaacatatacatgcataaattaactatgaacatgcatactaaaaattactaaacattaaagtgtagtttctttgagccaacttgtagatccataaacttaacacataattttcacataaaattcctagtcacataatttactagcatttgatcaccttcaagtgactaaatcAACTTAaaggattccttacctttctagaagattttaaaaccgtagaagttgatgattttctccttcaaacttttcaccgaagatcctaaacaaaatcaccataacaacattttcatgaactcttagcttaaacttaagttctagggaggatttaaccgaacaaaaccaaagccttacctatactagagcacttgagttgaagagatagtTAGGGAGtccttggatcacaatgtagaagactaagtttttctttccttcttctttctttccttatgattttcgaaaatgtgggagatgagagagatgatgatggaGAGTTTAGCTTGTAGCTTAAGGGATCAAGTACACCATgccatacctcttatgacacaccattaatgaaattaccatgtggtaattaagagtgccacttgtcaactccccatggtggctccttgaagaacaaaatttacttgctagtttggggttaaatcagatgaaagttcggaggattatagcttaattcgggaaaattctaacaccaaaattatcctaaaaataatcccgtcattaaccactaaaattgggaatttttcggtatctcgcgaaatataggtacgaagtccgtaacaaatttcactcttacagttcgtctaatctTCACtgactgagtaggaagttcacgcttaatcgtatcatacttaataatcaattttctaggaaaaatcgaactgtatatacgtccttaaaaattttacggttcgtgaccggtacgtagctcgcagctttattaataactagtcttactcataaaaatccttctgaagtaccgagagatcatctcataaatgtcatagccttcgaaaaatatttttcgaaccttaaactttgtcggaaaagccgaggggttacaataatctcattgcatgatgttatcatctatgctaccaacaataaccgaattgcaaataacacactaccaacaaaaaggaagagaacaaatagtaaagataaagataatgacaatgttactcaaaagagaattaagaacatttagaaaaattcaaattaaaagtagtatttatttagactataatttttagaccaaatatttatactatcgattttacaaagttgcaaacatttattttagtaataattataatgaattttctatagggaaaatgacactttttccccctatgttatatgcttatagcacttttcctccctgtgttattaaagtggtagttttcccccctcagttattttaaaagtgatagttttctcccttgtaatgttaaattgacatttttgtccttaaaataactatttcatttatttttattctccaatcaattgttactaatatgtatggaagatcacggttcgatacgaacctaatcgaacactgtagcaattgaacttaaatagtatagacggtt of Ipomoea triloba cultivar NCNSP0323 chromosome 3, ASM357664v1 contains these proteins:
- the LOC116013049 gene encoding uncharacterized protein LOC116013049, with the protein product MAWFAVSSVMRTIELEFLQPHPRLVLDDQKEAEAVEGLHRRLAQLLAFLDNDSENQLNDDDETTKEWKGRLKEVALRIEDDIESEIIYRYGTEQPRSPLIGRLRKYIQHKRFLKILRNAMECTGEFMEFVKNKQPMEDLQIKDDNDTASLFSENSELYHHSAGSKLRSTTLVGRHEEVNLIKELLLQESRRERRVVLIVGMGGIGKTKLAQTI